In Modestobacter versicolor, a single genomic region encodes these proteins:
- a CDS encoding Zn-dependent oxidoreductase — protein sequence MRAVQITRFGGPEVMDVVDLPDPVPGDGEQLFDIRSGGVDIADTHHQLSAN from the coding sequence ATGCGTGCTGTGCAGATCACCCGCTTCGGCGGCCCCGAGGTCATGGACGTCGTCGACCTGCCCGACCCGGTCCCCGGGGACGGCGAGCAGCTCTTCGACATCCGCTCCGGTGGGGTCGATATTGCGGATACACACCACCAGCTGTCGGCCAACTGA